TTCAGTCGTCGTGGGTGGAATTGTACGAGCGCCACGACGGCGCCTGGCGTGCGGTCGGAAACGTTTCCAACTTCGCCGAGCGTTAGAGCTTCAACCCTGCGACGACGGGCACGTGATCGCTGGGCCGCTCCCAAGAGCGGCAGGGCACATGGATTTCAAACGCTTCAGCGCGCGAGGCGGGCGCGAGATCGTCACTGGCCCAAATGTGATCGAGCCGCCGGCCGCGGTTGTTCTTGGTCCAATCCGGGCTGCGATAGCTCCACCATGTAAATAGGCGCTCCGGCTCCGGGCGATGCGTGCGCGCCAAATCGATGAACCCGCCGTCCTCGCGGATGGCGTTCAAGCGATCTGTTTCCATTGGCGTGTGCGAGACCACGTCCAGCAATTGCTTGTGGCTCCAGACATCGTTTTCGCCCGGCGCGACGTTGAAATCGCCAGCGATCACAAGTGGCCCCTTGCCGCGGCGCTTCTTGTAAATGCGCCGCATGCGATCGAGCACGTCGAGCTTGTGCTTGAATTTTTCGTTGTTCACCGGATCAGGCACGTCGGCGCCGGCGGGCACGTACAGCGAATGCACTTCAACGCCGTCGATCAAAGCCGCCGCAGAGCGCGCTTCTTTCTTCGGGCAAAGCGTGGTGACGTCGAGCGGCTCAAGCTTCAGCTTCGAGACGATGGCGACGCCGTGCCAGCCCTTCTGCCCAACCACATGCATGTGCTTGTAGCCGGCCTCCTTGAACGCCTTCTCCGGAAACTCCCCGTTCCGGCACTTGATCTCCTGCAAGCACAGCACGTGCGGCTGCGCCTCCTTGAGGAAGCGCGTCACCTGCCCAATGCGCAGGCGCACGGAATTGATGTTCCAAGTGGCGATCTTGAGCATGGGGGAGAGATGGCCTGAGCGAGGCGGATTCGCGAGAGCAAAAACAGCGGAGCCCCGATCGTGTTCACGACCGGGGCTCGCGCGTTGCGCCATGAGGGGAGGCGCAAATTAGCCGGCAGGGGAATACCGGCAAGGCCACCACGCTGGATCCGTCAGCGGGGGGACGACGCAAATCCAGGGGGATAGCGGCGACCTACCCGTTGCATATACGCCACAAGGGCGAAAAAATCAAGGGACGGTTAACGAAACAACTTGCGTGTTGCGGCAAAATTTTCTTGCCGCGCGCGAGTTTACGGGCGTCCGCGCCGGCGGCTGTCCAGCATGTCCTCCAGCCGGAACAGCGATCGATCGAGGCTCGCAGGGCGGCTGATGTCGGAGAGCGCGATACGCGTGCGCGCGCCGGTCATGTCCACCACATCCCATGAACGCAGCTCATTGCCGGCGCCGTAGAAATGCATCGTGATTGCGCCATCGGTTTGCCCCGAACGATCGCGCGCGGTGACCAGCGTCCACTCGCCTTGGCGGGACACGCGCACGATGCGCGCATCGCGGGCAAGATTGACTTGGCTACGCAGCACCAAGTTCAACGGCGTTGAACGCAGCGGCGTGCGATCCGTTGTACGCAGCGCCGAATCACGCAGTGCGACGACGCTGCCGTCAGACACAATCAACAACGACGACGGTGGATCGTATTCGAAGCGTAGCTTGCCGGGTCGCTGCAGATAGAACGCGCCTTGCGCCCGGCTTCCGTCCGGCGACACCTGCACGAACCTACCCTGCATCGCGGCGACGCCGTTCAATGCGTTGTTGGCGGCGGCGATCGCTGCGTCGCGTTCCGCACCCTCAAGCGTTTGCAGCCCGGCGATGGCGGAGGGCGGCGTACGTGGACGTAGGTCCGCGCCAGGCGCCTGGGCGGCGGCGGGCAGGGCGAGCGAGATCGCGGCGAGGCCAGCGAAAAGGGCGGTCCGTCTGTTCATGAGGGTCATGTGGCCTAAAGCCATGGCGGAAAAAAGGGTTCCGCCGGGGCGAGATCGCGGCTTTTTGGTTCAGACGCCGTTCAGGCCGCCGCCCGCCAGCGGCTGGGTGTGGCGCCGAACGCCACTTTGAAGCTGGCGTTGAAATGGGACAGGTCGCTGAAGCCTGAGCCATAGGCGATCTGCGCGACAGGTGCGCTGGTCTCAACCAACATACGAGCGGCAGCGGCGAGCCGTGTGTGCAGCACGTACTGCGCCGGCGATTCGCCCGTCACCGTTTTGAACAGGCGCGCGAAGTGAAAGCGGCTGAGGCCAGCAACCGAGGCCAAGGTATCAAGCGCACAGCAGCCAGCGAAGTTCGCCTGCACGTGTCGCACGGCGTTCAGCACGCGGCGCGTGTCGGCGGTGGAGACGCTGCGCGTCGGCCCGCTCGTGGTGGCGAAGGCGGCGCTGGCGACATCGAACGCTGCAAGCACATCGCCCCGCGCCGCGGCGCGGAGCAGCGGCGCGAATGCCGATGCGGGGCGCGACGGCGGCAGCGCACTCAACGCGAACTCCGCGCGGTCACGCCCGTGCGCGTCAGCGATTTCGTCGAGCAATTCCGAGCCGAAGAAGAGCGCGAGGCGCTTGTTGCTTGCCGCACCTGCGTCTGTGCAGGAAAACGATTCGCCGCGATTGGCGAAGATCACGGCGCCCGGCAGCGCCAGCGCCGCGCCATGGGCGCCGCGATATTCAAACGCGCCGTCGAGCACGAGGGCGATGCCGGCTTCACCGTAGACGCCGTCGCCGGCGCCATGCGGCGTGCAGCGCAATTCGCTGACGCGGAAGCTGTCGGGCGCTGCGCCGAGGCCGTAGCGGTCGCGTGGCGGGAGGGGGTCGAGCATCGTCACGCCGCAAGTTTCGCAGCGACAACGCTTGCAAGCAAGGCGATGTCGCGCTTGTGAACGCGAGAGCAAGATTCCCTTAGGCGATAGGCGCGCGAGCGCGCATGCGGCGAACGAAATTGTTCGCTACTCGCTATTTCCTACGCGCTCCCAATGAGCCCGCCTTCGCAGCTTTGCTGCTTCGGCGCGGGCCGAGGAGCCGGGGCGCGTTGGACGCGCCGGGTAGTCCGAATGGCGCCGCCTCTTGCGAGACAGGCGCGCGCGTTCAACGCGCCCCGTCGCGATCGTTTTTCCTGGCGGGTCCGTCAAACAGGGCCGTGTTTCAAGCTCACGGACGGTCCCCGACGCGTGCGAGCCTCCGCCGTGGAAGCTCGGTCTCCTCCCGTGGTTAGCGCTTACGCTGCTCTCCCACGGGCTTCGGCGTTCTCTGCTCGCCGTCTCGCGACGGAATTGCGTTGTCTCGCGTCGGGACGCCCCCCTTCGCAAAACGCCGCTCTTGACCGGTAGTGATCAAGATACGGAACAGCGCCTTCACGCTCGATCACGTCCCTCGCGTTCGGGTCGCTCGGCTAGCAACGAGAACCTCCTCTACGAGGGATGCGTGCAGTATCGCTCAGGTTTGGGAGGGGGCGGATAGATTTTTTGTGGGGCGAGGGGAAACAAAGGCTTGGGGGATTTGGGGCGGGGATAGTGGCGTTTGCGCGGAACAGAGGAGCCGTACAGGAGCGACTCGCAGTGAGCGCGCGCTCGAAATTTCGGAATCGGTATATGCTCACAGACGATCAAAGGTGTCGCGTATGCAAAATCCGCAGTTTCTTTTCACTTCGCACAGGCAAGATTTCACCACCCGCTTGACGCAGGTACTGAGCCCTTCGAGCGAAGTAACATCCCCAGAACATCTCAAAGGCCGTAAGGACGACTACGAAGGTGCATTGCAGGCACTGGAAATGCCAGGGCGACACCTGGTCATTTCAGGTCTGCGGGGAGTTGGAAAATCATCGCTGGCGCTGACAACCGCAATGACTTTGTCGCGAGCAAAGTCGCGAAGGGACCTACCTTACGTTCAGTGTGATCAAGATGCGACGTTTGCCGTCGTCATTCGCGATCTCTGCAATCAAGCGAACGGATCGAATGCTTTGCGCCGCCAGCGGTCCGAGACGGTCGGTGGCGGGGCAAGTTTGCCGGGCTTTCTCAATACTCAAGCAAAGAGTGCCACGACGACGAGGGAGGCCTATCCGGCGCCCAGCTCCTTGAACGAAGCAGCGATGTTTATCCAGCAGGTCGCGGAACGAACGGGAAAGCGTGTTTTCGTCGTTGATGAACTCGACTTGATCCAGGACGAAGACACAAAACGCCAATTCAGTCAGCTTCCGAAGCTCCTTTCGGCGCTTGGAGTCGAAGCGCAGTTCATATTTTGCGGTACAGGAGCCAGCGCCACGGAATTGCTTAGTGCGCACCCGTCGGCATTCAGGCAATTCCACCCGATCAGCTTGGAGCGCCTGAAAATCCAGCCCCGCCTAGACATCATCGACGACGCTGCAAAGGCGATAGGGATCGATATTGGACGCAACTCGCGCATAAGAATTGCCCAAATTTCCGATGGATTCCCCTACTTCATCCATTTGATTTGCGAGAAGCTACTTTGGTCTTGGTTCGACGATGCCGACCGCGACCAGCAACGCACCTCTCCGAGACACTATGAGGCTGCTGTGGCGAAGGCGTCGGAGACGGCAGAACCGGAGTTAAAGGAGCCGTACGAGCGAGTTGTTCAGAAACAAAAGCTCGACGGCGAAATCATCGTTTGGGCGATGGCGGATGGAAGTTCGCTAGAAAAAAACGTTGAGGGGGCGTTCCGCGACTATCAGGCGTTGGCTCTCGCTCACGGCGACGAAGTTCTGACGCGCGAGCAGCTGAATTCGAGGCTGAACAACTTCAAACGAGACTCGTACGGGCGCATTCTGAAGAGTGACAAGCGCGCTTGGTATGAATTTACCGAGAAGCGAATGCGTGGATACGCTCGCTTGCGGGCAGCGCGCCGAAACGTAATGCTAAAGGGCGACCATCCTGGGTAGCCCCTAATCCTCGCCCCGCACGTCCAGCAGAATCTCGCGCTTTCCGGCGGCGTTGGCCATCGAGATGATGCCTTCTTTTTCCATCTGCTCGATCAACGTGGCGGCACGGTTGTAGCCGATTGATAGCCTACGTTGCAGGTAGGACGTGCTGGCTTTGCGGTCGCGGCGGACGATCTCGACGGCGCGGTCGAACATGTCGCCTTCGCCGCCTTCGCCGTCGAACAATTCCGGTTCGCCGTCGGCGCCGTTTTCGTTCGGCTCCTCGGTGACGTCCTGGCGATATTGCGGCGCGCCTTGCGCTTTCAGCATGTCGACGACGCGTTCGACTTCGGCGTCGGTCACGTAGGGGCCGTGCAGACGGCGGATGCGTCCGCCGCCGGCCATGAACAGCAAATCGCCCATGCCGAGGAGTTGTTCGGCGCCTTGCTCACCCAAGATGGTGCGTGAGTCGATCTTGCTGGTGACCTGGTAGGAGATGCGGGTCGGGAAGTTGGCCTTGATCGTGCCGGTGATGACATCGACCGAGGGGCGTTGCGTCGCCATGATGACGTGGATGCCGGCGGCGCGCGCCATTTGCGCGAGACGCTGCACGGCGGCTTCGATTTCCTTGCCCGCCGTGATCATCAGATCGGCCATCTCGTCGATGACGACGACGATGTAGGGCATTTGCTCGAGCGGCAGCTCGCGGGTTTCGTAGATCGGCTCGCCGCTGGTTGGGTCGAAGCCCGCGTGCACGGTGCGCTCCAGCTTTTCGCCGCGCTCAAGCGCTTCGCGCACACGTTCGTTGTAGCCGTTGATGTTGCGCACGCCGAGCTTGGACATGCGGCGATAGCGGTCCTCCATCTCGCGCACGGTCCATTTGAGCGCGACGACGGCTTTCTTCGGATCGGTGACGACCGGGTGCAAGAGGTGCGGGATGCCCTCATAGACGCTGAGCTCCAGCATCTTGGGGTCGATCATGATGAAGCGGCACTCGTCCGGCGTGTGCTTGTACAAGAGCGACAAGATCATCGCGTTGATGCCGACGGATTTGCCCGAGCCGGTGGTGCCGGCGATGAGCAAGTGCGGCATCTTCGTGAGATCGGCGGCGAAGGGATCGCCTTCGATCGTCTCGCCAAGCGCGAGCGGCAGATCGCCCTGCGTGCCGACGAAGCTGGTGCTGTTCAGAAGCGAGCGCAGATACACGGTTTCGCGCTTGCCGTTCGGCAGCTCGATGCCGATGGCGTTGCGGCCGGGGATCACGGCGACGCGCGCGGCGGTGGCGGACATGGAGCGGGCGATGTCGTCGCTGAGGCCGATGACGCGTGAGGATTTGACGCCGGCGGCGGGCTCGAACTCGAACAGGGTGACGACCGGGCCGGGGCGTGCGGAGAGCACTTCGCCTTGAACGCCGAAGTCCGCCAGCACGCCTTCGAGCTGACGGCTCATCGCGTGCAACGTCTGCGCATCGGTTTGGTTCACGCGCTGCTTGGGCGTCGAGAGCAATTCCGGTTCCGGCAATTCGAAATCGCTGAAGCCAGGATTGCTTGCGTGCGCTTCCTTCCGTGGTTTTTCCGCGCGCGGCTTCTCTTGGCGGCGCTGCTGGTGGGTTTCCTGTTCGGGCTGCGCCATGCGCGGCGCGCGTTCGGGGCGCGGCTCACGCACCGGCGCTTGCGGGCGCGGGGCGCGCGGGCGCTCGACGCGCTCCTCGCGCGCGTCGTCCTGGTGTTGTGTCGCGCGCGCGTAGGCGTTGTGCGGATCGACGGCTTCGTCGTCGCGGCGGGTTTTGTCGGCGGCGTAGGTGATGGCGCGTTGTGCCGCGCCGCCAGCGCCGATCGCCGCGCGACGCGCGAGCGAAGCGGCGTTCTTCACGTCGTCGGGGCGCACCTGGAACGCCCAGCCAGTGGCGATCACGCCAAGTGCGACGCAAAGAAAACCTGTGAGGATGTGCGGGAACGGCAAGCCCGGCGCGGACATCAGCCCGCTGAGCAGGCCCGCGAGGCCATCGCCGAACATGCCGCCGAAACCGGCCGCGAGCGGCCAGCCTTCGGGCGTCGGGATCGTCGATGCGGCGGCGGCCAGCAAAAACACGCCAAAGCCGCCAGCCATAAGACGGTGAATATCGATGCGCGCAACGAGGCGGCGACGGTAAATGCGCAAAGCGCCTGCAATCATTAATGCGGCGAACGCCAAAGGTGCTGCCGCGCCAAAAGATTGCACAGCAAGGTCAGCGACGAACGCGCCTGGCCCGCCGAACAGATTGTGCGTCGGCCCGTCGGTGGCGACGTTGAGACTTGGATCTTCCGGCGAGTAGGTGAGCACGGCCCCCAGGCCGTACGCGCCAAGGGCCGCAGCGCCAACGGACGCAGCCGCCCGCTTCAACGCCAAACGCGCCGCAGCGGAGCTGGCGACAGAGGGCATACGCCCCTCGGAGGGATAGGCTTGGTCTGTCATTAGGAGGCGCGCGTACCCAGCAGCGAACTAAGGTCCGGACTGTTGGCCCAGCAGGTAAACGAGCCGTGAAAATGCGCTTCCGAAACGTGATTAAGCCTCGGTAATTAAGGTAAAGTTTCGGGTCGCGATTGAAGCGCCGCACG
This window of the alpha proteobacterium U9-1i genome carries:
- a CDS encoding exodeoxyribonuclease III, producing the protein MLKIATWNINSVRLRIGQVTRFLKEAQPHVLCLQEIKCRNGEFPEKAFKEAGYKHMHVVGQKGWHGVAIVSKLKLEPLDVTTLCPKKEARSAAALIDGVEVHSLYVPAGADVPDPVNNEKFKHKLDVLDRMRRIYKKRRGKGPLVIAGDFNVAPGENDVWSHKQLLDVVSHTPMETDRLNAIREDGGFIDLARTHRPEPERLFTWWSYRSPDWTKNNRGRRLDHIWASDDLAPASRAEAFEIHVPCRSWERPSDHVPVVAGLKL
- a CDS encoding outer membrane lipoprotein carrier protein LolA — protein: MALGHMTLMNRRTALFAGLAAISLALPAAAQAPGADLRPRTPPSAIAGLQTLEGAERDAAIAAANNALNGVAAMQGRFVQVSPDGSRAQGAFYLQRPGKLRFEYDPPSSLLIVSDGSVVALRDSALRTTDRTPLRSTPLNLVLRSQVNLARDARIVRVSRQGEWTLVTARDRSGQTDGAITMHFYGAGNELRSWDVVDMTGARTRIALSDISRPASLDRSLFRLEDMLDSRRRGRP
- a CDS encoding transcriptional regulator of AraC family, producing MLDPLPPRDRYGLGAAPDSFRVSELRCTPHGAGDGVYGEAGIALVLDGAFEYRGAHGAALALPGAVIFANRGESFSCTDAGAASNKRLALFFGSELLDEIADAHGRDRAEFALSALPPSRPASAFAPLLRAAARGDVLAAFDVASAAFATTSGPTRSVSTADTRRVLNAVRHVQANFAGCCALDTLASVAGLSRFHFARLFKTVTGESPAQYVLHTRLAAAARMLVETSAPVAQIAYGSGFSDLSHFNASFKVAFGATPSRWRAAA
- a CDS encoding putative DNA-binding protein, whose translation is MIKIRNSAFTLDHVPRVRVARLATRTSSTRDACSIAQVWEGADRFFVGRGETKAWGIWGGDSGVCAEQRSRTGATRSERALEISESVYAHRRSKVSRMQNPQFLFTSHRQDFTTRLTQVLSPSSEVTSPEHLKGRKDDYEGALQALEMPGRHLVISGLRGVGKSSLALTTAMTLSRAKSRRDLPYVQCDQDATFAVVIRDLCNQANGSNALRRQRSETVGGGASLPGFLNTQAKSATTTREAYPAPSSLNEAAMFIQQVAERTGKRVFVVDELDLIQDEDTKRQFSQLPKLLSALGVEAQFIFCGTGASATELLSAHPSAFRQFHPISLERLKIQPRLDIIDDAAKAIGIDIGRNSRIRIAQISDGFPYFIHLICEKLLWSWFDDADRDQQRTSPRHYEAAVAKASETAEPELKEPYERVVQKQKLDGEIIVWAMADGSSLEKNVEGAFRDYQALALAHGDEVLTREQLNSRLNNFKRDSYGRILKSDKRAWYEFTEKRMRGYARLRAARRNVMLKGDHPG
- a CDS encoding cell division protein FtsK; the protein is MPSVASSAAARLALKRAAASVGAAALGAYGLGAVLTYSPEDPSLNVATDGPTHNLFGGPGAFVADLAVQSFGAAAPLAFAALMIAGALRIYRRRLVARIDIHRLMAGGFGVFLLAAAASTIPTPEGWPLAAGFGGMFGDGLAGLLSGLMSAPGLPFPHILTGFLCVALGVIATGWAFQVRPDDVKNAASLARRAAIGAGGAAQRAITYAADKTRRDDEAVDPHNAYARATQHQDDAREERVERPRAPRPQAPVREPRPERAPRMAQPEQETHQQRRQEKPRAEKPRKEAHASNPGFSDFELPEPELLSTPKQRVNQTDAQTLHAMSRQLEGVLADFGVQGEVLSARPGPVVTLFEFEPAAGVKSSRVIGLSDDIARSMSATAARVAVIPGRNAIGIELPNGKRETVYLRSLLNSTSFVGTQGDLPLALGETIEGDPFAADLTKMPHLLIAGTTGSGKSVGINAMILSLLYKHTPDECRFIMIDPKMLELSVYEGIPHLLHPVVTDPKKAVVALKWTVREMEDRYRRMSKLGVRNINGYNERVREALERGEKLERTVHAGFDPTSGEPIYETRELPLEQMPYIVVVIDEMADLMITAGKEIEAAVQRLAQMARAAGIHVIMATQRPSVDVITGTIKANFPTRISYQVTSKIDSRTILGEQGAEQLLGMGDLLFMAGGGRIRRLHGPYVTDAEVERVVDMLKAQGAPQYRQDVTEEPNENGADGEPELFDGEGGEGDMFDRAVEIVRRDRKASTSYLQRRLSIGYNRAATLIEQMEKEGIISMANAAGKREILLDVRGED